The Triticum urartu cultivar G1812 chromosome 6, Tu2.1, whole genome shotgun sequence genome includes the window ccgatgaatattgaggctcgtggcgggtatcgttattttctcaccttcacagatgatttaagcagatacgggtatatctacttaatgaaacataagtctgaaacatttgaaaagttcaaagaatttcagagtgaagtggaaaatcatcgtaacaagaaaataaagtttctacgatctgatcgtggaggagaatatttgagttacgagtttggcgtacatttgaaataatgcggaatagtttcacaactcacgtcacccggaacaccacagcgtaatggtgtgtccgaacgtcgtaatcgtactttactagatatggtgcgatctatgatgtctcttactgatttaccactatcgttttggggttataatttagagacgaccgcattcacgttaaatagggcaccatcaaaatccgttgagacaattCCTTATGAACTAtgatttggcaagaaaccaaagttgtcgtttcttaaagtttggggttgcgatgcttatgtgaaaaagcttcaacctgataagctcgaatccaaatcagagaaatgtgtcttcataggatacccaaaggaaactattgggtacaccttctatgacagattcgaaggcaagatattcgttgctaagaatggattctttctagagaaggagtttctctcaaaagaagtgagtgggaggaaagtagaacttgatgaggtaattgtacctgctcccttattggaaagtagttcatcacagaaaccggttcctgtgacatctacaccaattagtgaggaagctaatgattatgatcatgaaacttcagatcaagttactaccgaacctcgtaggtcaaccagaacaagatccgcaccagagtggtacggtaatgcagttctggaggtcatgttacttgactatgacgaacctacgaactatgaggaagcgatgatgagcccagattccgcaaaatggcttgaggccatgaaatctgagatgggatccatgtatgagaacaaagtgtggactttggttgacttgcccgatgatcgacaagccatcgagaacaaatggatcttcaagaagaagacaaacgctgacggtaatgttactgtctacaaagctcgacttgttgcaaaaggttttcgacaagttcaaggagttgactacgatgagacctacttacccgtagcgatgcttaagtccgtccgaatcatgttagcaattgccacattttatgattataaaatttggcaaatggatgtaaagactgcattcctgaatggattctagaagaagagttgtatatgatgcaacttgaaggttttatcgatccaaagggagctaacaaagtgtgcaagctccagcgatccatttatggactggtgcaagcctctcggagttggaataaacgttttgatagtgtaatcaaagcatatggttttatacagacttttggagaagtctgtatttacaagaaagtgagtgggagctctgtagcatttctaatattatatgtggatgacataccgttgattggaaatgatatagaatttctggatagcataaaagcatacttgaataagagtttttcaatgaaagacctcggtgaagctgcttatatattgggcatcaagttctatagagatagatcaaggcgcttaattggacttccacaaagcacataccttgataaagttttgaagaagttcaaaatggatcaagctaagaaagggttcttacctgtgttacagggtatgaagttgagtaagactcaatgcccgaccactgcagaagatagagagaaaataaaaagtgtttcctatgcttcagccataggctctatcatgtatgcaatgttgtgtaccagacctgatgtgtgccttgctattagcctagcagggaggtaccaaaataatccaggagtggatcactggacaacggtcaagaacattctgaagtacttgaaaaggaccaaggatatgtttctcgtttatggaggtgacaaagagctcatcgtaaatggttacgttgatgcaagctttgacactgatctggacgattctaaatcacaagccggatacgtgtttatattaaacggtggagctgccagttggagcagttctaaataGAGCGTCGTGACGGGacctacatgtgaagcagagtacattgCTGCTTTGGAAGCAACGAATgtaggagttcatatccgatctaggtgtcatacctagtgcatcgggtccaatgaatttttgtgacaatactggtggcATTGCATTGGCAAAGGAATCCGCATTTCACAAGAGAagcaagcacatcaagagatgcttcaactccatccgggatcaagtccaggtggcagacatagagatttgcaagatacatacggatatgaatgttgccgacccgttgactaagccttttccacgaacaaaacatgatcagcaccaaggctccttGGGTGTTAAAATctttactgtgtaatctagattattgactctagtgcaagtgggagaccgaaggaaatatgccttaaaggcaataataaagttattatttatttccttatttcatgataaatgtttattatttatgctagaattgtattaaccggaaacataatacatgtgtgaatacatagacaaacatagtgtcactagtatgtctctacttgactagctcattgatcaaagatggttaagtttcctaaccatagacatgaattgttatttgatcaatggaatcacatcattaggagaatgatgtgattgacttgacccattccgttagcttagcacttgatcatttgtttactactattgctttcttcatgacttatacacgttcttatcactatgagattatgcaactcccgaatactggaggaacactttatgtgctaccaaacgtcacaacgtaactgggtgattataaaggtgctctacaggtgtctcaaaTGTTACTTtttgagttgacatagatcaagattaggatttgtcactccgattgtcggagaggtatctctgggccctctcggtaatacacatcactataagccttgcaagcatgataactaatgagttagttatgggatgatgtattacggaacaagtaaagagacttgccggtaacgagattgaactaggtattgagataccgacgatcgaatctcggacaaatAACATAttgatgacaaagagaacaacatataatgttgtgcggtttgaccgataaagattttcgtagaatatgtaggaaccaatatgagcatccaggttccgctattggttattgaccggagacgtgtctcggtcatgtctacatagttctcgaacccgtggGGTCCGCACGTTTAAAGTTCCGTGatgatcggttttatgagtttatatattttgatataccgaaggtagttcggaatcccgaatgtgatcacggacatgacgaggagtctcgaaatggttgagacataaatattgatatattggaagcctgcATTTGGACATCGAAATAGTTCCGgatgaaatcaggattttaccggagtaccggaggggttaccggaaccccccgggggctaatgggccttgttgggccataagggaaagagagaggggccggcctagggcaggAAGTGCGCCCCCTTCCCCCTGTCCAAATTGTACTAGGagaagggggggcgcccccctttccttctctttctctccatgcctttccccctcctagtaggagtaggaaagggaggaatcctactcctactaggaggaggattcctcctcctaggcgcgccaacaagggccggcgggcctcccccttgctcctttatatacaggggtagggggcacctctagacacacaagttgatcgcAAAGATCTCTCTCAGCCGTGCGcagtgccctcctccaccataatccacctcggtcatactgtagcggtgtttaggcgaagccctgctgcagaacttcatcaacattgtcaccacgccgtcgtgctgacgaaactcttccccgagctctactggatcgtgaattcgtgggatgtcaccgagctgaacgtgtgctgaacgcggaggtgccgtacgttcggtactgaggatccgtcgatcgtgaagacgtacgactacatcaaccgcactgtcataacgcttccgcttgacggtctacgagggtgcgtggacaacactctcccctctcgttgctatgcatcaccatgatcttgtgtgtgtaggatttttttaaaattactatgTTACCTAACAGATGCACCTCGACCTAGTCAAAGGCGTGGAAAGTATACTCCGCACAAATACACAAGGAAGGCACGTAAGGACCCGATGATCGAGGCCGCttcagaggaggaggaagaggaggtgcCGCAGCTGCAGAGGAAAAGGCGCTTAGTGAAGGGGAAGGATGCTGCACCAGCTAAGAGGGGGAAAGGATGGAAATGATGCATTTGTAGTATTTTTCAAGGACTTGTAGTATTTTTCGAAGTCTTGATGTCGTGAACTTATGTTTGTCAAGGACTTGTAGTATTTGCCGAAGGCTTGATGTCATGAACTTATGTTTGTTAAGTCAGACACAAAATGCCTCATGCACCACCTATGGTGCACGTGAGGATGTCCTGGAATGTCAATCTTCCCTGCATTGAGTATCCTTGGGTGGTGGTCTGAGATGACGCAAACCTCTCTTTCAGGTCCAATTACTTTGGTCCTCACTAGATTAAGAAACCACTTTTAGTTGTCATTGTTCTCCGTCGACGCCAAAGCGAAAGCCAATGGAACCAATTTTTCACCACCATCATTAGCAACGGCGATCAACAATGTGCCCTTGAACTGGCCGGTCAGAAATGTCCCATCCACAGACATAACCAGCCTACAATGCTTGAAGGCCCTAATGCATGGCTCAAAAGTCCAGAATGCACGTCCAAATATTCGAACGGTTGCATCGTTGTATATCATTGTTCTCACGCCATCTGGCTCCACCACATACATGCCAGGATTTTCTGTCGCCATCGCTTTCAACACCATCGCGAGGCAGTTGTATGATTCTTCCCAACCACCATACAATATCTGAAAGGCAACTTTCTTGGCCTTCCATGCCTTCCCATACTTCACCGTGTACTCAAAAACCTCCTACACTATTGAGTATATTTATGGAGGGTGAAAATCGATATGCAATGAATTTTGAGGTCAATTGACGGTGATCATCCTTTACGTTAGCATCATCAATATCCTTGCCACTAATCGACGGTGAAACACGGAACTTGTAATCTCCCATTGTGGCCCGCCTTTGACACATGTTGCACGGATAACCCAAGGGTAATGATTCTTGTGTTCCTTACATTGGACCACATAACGCAATTTGGAATTTGACTTCTTCACAAAGAATGGTCGATGAAACTTAACAGCGTAGTCCTTGACCCATATTTGAAGTTCTACCAAGCTTTCAAAGATTGTTCCTTCACTAACACTAGACATACTTGCTTTGGTATTTCGCTTTGAAGTTAACCTTGGTGCAATCATTTTACTTGTGCCACCATCAACAATCGCCTTATCGCCTAGGCTTAGATCACGGAACAATGATGTCTTGTGACTACGCCTATTACCTTCTTGAAAGTATTGGTTTCTTTAGCCGTCAAGCCATCCtcatctctttcttcatccagGCCTTCGTCCTCCGAGTCCCACGCATAGGACCTATTGTATGAAATGTCATGGTCCATGTCCGCTTTCATGCAATTTGCCTCAACATGGCCAACATAATGGTCATGAAGATAAGCCTCCGAGTCATCACCCTCAAACTCATCACCATCCATGTGCAAGTCTTGATTATCAAGTTGGTCATTCCCTACGGGGCTCAAAGGTTGGGTCATTGGAGGTTGGCTCATTGTTGTGTCATGCACATCCGGAGTGACATGTGTTGAATTTTGAACCGGGCTTCTAACATCATATGAACATGCACGCCTATTCAAATCAATGTGCAACCGAGCACGAACAACCTTTGTGGCAAATAACTCAAATGATTTATCTGGTGAGGCCAACACACTCTCCTTATACGCTTCCCAATGAAACTCGGAGTCAAGAGGCACTATCTTCCAACGAATATGTTGCCCGTACCCAACATTATACCTTCCGATTAAGTCTACTCCATCACTTTCTTCCATCCAATTCAACCTTCTTTGAAGCTCAACCACAACCTCCTCAAAGCTAGGACTTATGAGAACACCATCACTAACGGCTTCTTCTTCGGGTGACCATACTCCGCGTCTCCCTTCCTAAAGGAGACAAAGTCCACATGATGCACATTCATAATCCTCGCCATCTACAATCATAAACACCAAAATACATTGCGAAAATGGATAACCTAGGGTTTCCCCAAATCGCCACAATGCAGAGATTTCAACCAACAAAAAGAGAAGAAATGAGGTAGAATACCTTTAGGGGTCGAAGGGATAAATCACCGATTTGGAGCTCCGATCCGACAAATTTTATGGACATTAGGAAGGGGCATGAGTGGGACGGCCGGGGTGGAGAAAGATGGAAAAGAAAGGGTTTGGGGAAAAAAAACAGGGCCAACCACTTTTGTTTACTCAAGGGGCATGGCGCCCTGGTCCGGGGCATTATGCGGCCAACCATGGTGCTCTCACCCAGGACGTCATGCGAACAGGCCCTGCCAACGTGGCAACTGGCTGGTGACCTGTATGGCGCCCTTGACCAGGGCGTCATGCAGTCTGGCATGGCGCCCGGCGATGCGGATGCTATGCAAGAATGTccattttatgattttttttaaaaaagtttaTTTTGTGCTGAACTTCGGTCAAAGGGCCAGTTTGTAGTTTTTCACAGAGCTGGTAAGAGCAAGTAGTAACCGCATTTAACCACTTGATTGAACTCGCCCGTAACAACCACCGGAAGCGAGCCAGCGAGCGTGGGAGCTAGTGGCAATGCGAAACCGTAGACACACCGGCTGAAGTTGACGGAACTGCAGAAGCTAGATGCAGAGCACTGCCGCGCGCGATGAGTCACTGGAGGTCATGCCCAGACAATAAAGTTGGGTTCAGAAATAAAAGCAGGCGAGGCGAGGAGGATGAGGTCGGACGGAGGGCTGGCTGGCTGGAGATGGCCAAAACGGCGAGCGAACCGGACGGCTCCACGTCGCGAGGCCCGGCATCGGGCGGCGCGTCCACGTAGCCGCACCACCGTAGGAGGGGTAGTAGGGAGGGGAGGGGCAGAAAACGACGAGGCGGGGAAGGTAAGGTTGGGGCCGTGGAAGTCAGAGGCGGGTGGATCATCGATCGGCGAAAGGGGGACGTGGACGGATCTGGGACAGCCTGGCGAGGCTTTAACGGCCTCCCACCGCACCGACACTGGCCGGTACTGTACTCGACACCACTCTACAGCCGAGATCGGCAGAGATCCACGCCCATGGCGAGAGCGAGAGCGAGATCGGGTCCGGGGGAGATCCATTTCACGGGTGCCAGCCCAACTAACAACCCCACCACCCCACCCGTTTCAGTTACGACCCTAGGCAGCTTCGCCGCAGCTTCCTGGGACCGTTTGTTTATCGCCCAAGCCGGTGCCCTGCACGCCGTTGCTTTGCCACTCCCCCAGCCTGTATCCTAcactattttttatttttatttttattattatgcCCTCGCGGCGACCTCCGTACCGCCCCGGAACACGCACGGTGTCCTATCCGTCCAATGTCCATCCATCAATCTATCTTCCTTTCCCCCTGCCGACGTGCGGGATTCGGGAGCATTTCTTTATTTATCCACCGGGggacgaggcaggcaggcaggcgGCAACGGCTGCTCGTGTGGAGGATGGATCTCTGAGCTCTCTCTCCTTTCGGTGCCTGCCACGGCTGCGAGCGAAACCAGTGAATGTGCCGGGCACGGTGGTCGGGGGTGGCGAGATGCCTTGTCTGGCTCCGGCGGGTGGGTGGGTGGGCGGGTGAGCGGTGAAGTGaaggtgagagagagagagagacagaggggCAGTCAGGCTCGAATCAATGTGCGTGTCGCGGGCGAGCTGTGAGTCACCGTGCCCGGATTCCAGCGCCCCGCTAGCGGACAGGCGGCCGCGCGCGAAACTTCCAGCGAGCGAGCCTGCCGTGCGAGTGAAACCGGACAGGCCTTACTAGCTGTCATGCACGAGCGGCGGTACTCCGGAATTCAACTGTTGGCTCGGTCACCACGTGAGCGTAAACGGCCGTGCGACTGCCACTGGTGTTGCACGGACGGGAGTAGTGGCGACCGTGGTGCATCGCCTCTGGCCCCCACAGCGTGGTGCTCTCGTTGCGTACCAACAGTCCCACCACCAACGAGATGAATTCACCTCCCCAAAAAAAAACGAGACGAAGAGCTGCTGCTCACACGCTCCGATAAGAAGACAGGATTAAGGAGGCCACACGGAACCTGCTCATTTAAGCCGAAATGTCAAGACATAATACCGGCGCACACGAGATGCTATTCCTAGGCAGTCAGGGAGAAAGGAAAACAAGTGCAAAGTAAAGGAATCCAGCAGCTCTTGGGCTCCTGGCTCATGTCGCAGCAGGCTCGGTCGGGGCGATTGACACGGAACGGAGCAGCTCCAGGGAAGTCGCCACACCTAGGAAATGCGACAGTATGGTGTTTGCTGAGGCCTGCGCACAGTGAGGATTAAAAGGCTGTTAGATTACTTCTCGTGAATGGTCACTGGCACTGACGAGTTATGAGTCATGAAGCCTTCAAGAAATTAAACTTCCAGCTTAAGCAATTGAACTTCAGTAACTCTGGTTTCAACTCACAGTTTCTTACTTCGCAATTAGAAATTTCGAAACCAACACGTAAGCATTTTTCCTAAATATTCGGACAGAAACAAAAAAATATTGGCTAGTACTGTACTAGTTAAGGCTCATTTTGCAGTTGATGAACTGTGTTGTGTTGTGCTTATTTTAAAAACTGCTGTGAACAGTTTGACACAAAAGCGCGCAACAGCAGGTCAAACAAACACTAAAACAGGGAAAATTGGGTGGGGTGAACGGGACTATGTGAATCCACCGCAACGCCAAACACAGCCTAAGTTTGGAATCCACAAAACTTGTTACTGAATGTTCACTGTGTTGGTTATTTACACGATTTTAAAGGCAAAGTTTGGAGGATCTGAAGGTATGTATTCAGGTTGTGTGCTATGAAAGTATAACTATAACTATATAAGTAGCACAATCTGAAAAACTATATAAGTACCACAGACAGGCCAGAACTATTACAGTACAGATTTGGTCCTAGACAAATGACCCAAAGCAGATGATAATGTACAAAGTCATGTCCCTCGCTATACATTGGCTTATCAAAACTTGCAATTACAATCAGGCTTATGGGTCTTGCTGTTTTTACATGAAGCACAACAGTTTATGATCTTGATTGTAGAGTAATGTGTGGCATCAAAATTCATACTCCCCCCGTCCCACAATATAGGACATTTTTACAAGCTACGTTAGCttgcaaaaacgtcttacattatgggactgAGGGAGTATTACATATAGAAGAACACACTTTCAGAATTCAGAAATACGAACGTAATAAATAAGCAATCAAATACCTGAACCAGGAATACATCTAGAGCCAAAACAGGACTTTGGCCGGTGGAAGTTGCCTGATAATAGGGGACTGCGGAGGTAGTAAGGGCTTTTGCTACCAAAGCACCAACAAGTGCCTGCATACCGAGAACAGCTGCGCCCATCCCAAGAATATTGAGCACAATGCCATTTTTCAGACTTTTAATCACATCAGCCCGTGGAGGAGCCTGGAAATCAGTCCACAGTTTAATATTCGAATCTGAAAGAAAATCATATCTGAAGTATATCTTCTCATGCATAAAACAAAAATAAGCAGATATGAGTTATCTTTGCACTACCATTCAAATGCGTAAAAAATTAGTCCAACTCTCAGATGGTACACAAGATAGATAAGTACACAAGATGAGCCACAAGCAGTGGAGAAGGTTATGGTTCTCTGATATGAAAAAAAAACTCGTTCCTTTTGCTGGTAACAATGTGAAATGGGTGGTCAAGAAAGAGAGTACCTTTGCGGGTGCGCTTGCTGTTTTCCGAAGTCTTTCAGAAAGACGGATGTAGCCAAATGACCAGAAGACTGAAATAAAAGCTGCAGCAACGCCAGCAGCAGTTGTGTAGAATGTAAAGGGTGATGTAACCTTCCCGGTAACAACTGTGGAGAATGACAAAATTCCAGCAGAAACAAACGTGCACACCAACTGGGACCAGAACCCTAGGGTACCCAAATTCTTGAAATACCTAGCTGTTTTCTCTAGCCTCTTGATAACCTGTCCATTCAGTCATTGAAAAGGAATGAAGATATATGCTTCAGTCATGGCACATGGCTTAGAGTAGTACTTAAAGATAATCAATATACATGCAATATAACTTTAGCTATGTGAATAAACAGCCTAATTCAAAGCTACCAGCATCACGCAGGTTAACCAGCCTAATACAACACATACAGCTGGGAAAAGAAGAACATTGTCACAATGTGGCTTCAGGTATCAGGATGGCAGATTGTTCACTAAACGTAGGAGCTAGGAAAGTTGGAAGAAATGACATCGCAATTAAAACATGCCGTGTCACTTTTTCTAGGTAAGAGAGTTTAACCAGAAGATATGAAATCCTAAGGATCAATAGGTCATGACTGGGGAGCGCTGTATTTATTAACCCAATATTTCACTATCATTTTTCAATCTACATGCAACAGATGTGACATATGGGCACTAGCAAAATCACGAACATACAATTTTGAACCATCAACTATCACAGCAAAACAAAGCCAAAATACCATGAAATGCCTAATGAGGACAGTGGTTTTATTGGTAAGATCCAAACCTGATAAGGTAACTATACCTGTCATTAAACAGTTATAAGCGCACTAGCAAAATCACCAACACACAATCCTCTCAACTATCACATCAAAACGAAACCAGCAGGCACACCATGAAATGCTCAGTGAGGAGAGGTTCTATCAACAAGATTCAGACCTGAAATATCTATCTATGATATCTTTAGCGTCCAATTATGCTGACATTTCAGCAATTTCCCTGTACTTGAGATATATCAGATACAAATCACTTAATTTCCTAAACCCTAAACATCATCATGCCCGAGTGCATTATCCTaagacaagcaaccatcacatagCCCAACAGTAAATACTTCATGTGTCACTCTAAAATACATAAACCTAAAATTCCCATACAGATTTCCAAACATAACCTTTCTCAAGAAAGCAGGATAAGAACCCTACTTCACGCGTGGGTCAAGGGACCGGACGTCGATGGA containing:
- the LOC125517525 gene encoding protein TIC 21, chloroplastic-like; translation: MQALLLPSRLPPPLLRQRGLPAVASLASHPLNGATLPTGCLCFGGGEAAPRRLTVAAAASSSSSGPLYPPPPPTEQTIERAKLEQVIKRLEKTARYFKNLGTLGFWSQLVCTFVSAGILSFSTVVTGKVTSPFTFYTTAAGVAAAFISVFWSFGYIRLSERLRKTASAPAKAPPRADVIKSLKNGIVLNILGMGAAVLGMQALVGALVAKALTTSAVPYYQATSTGQSPVLALDVFLVQASANTILSHFLGVATSLELLRSVSIAPTEPAAT